A window from Candidatus Nitrosotalea sinensis encodes these proteins:
- a CDS encoding succinate--CoA ligase subunit beta — translation MRLLEYQAKSLFAEYNIPIPKGLTSTNIEQGRKDATTLGFPFVIKAQMAVGGRGKAGAIQKCQNADEFELKYPDIMQKVVKGEKTRAILLEKMADIKKELYLSLFLNRGKRCYTIIASGEGGVEIESVKNQVIREVGLGNVDAKTAEEVGKQIGLKDRPLSQFVDILQKLAKITVEKETELAEINPLAILGDESVVALDGKVIIDDNSMFRHDELRKFQEVSELEERAEKSGFSLVELDGNIAVVGNGAGLVMSTLDMLSDNGGKPACFLDVGGGATTETVYEALTLISKMKKVKGILVNLYGGIVKTTTVATAFIKAYDDKVIDLPVFARMSGAEADKSKEMLKGSRTKMFDTIEEAINAAVIEMNKNG, via the coding sequence ATGCGATTATTAGAATACCAAGCAAAATCTTTGTTTGCAGAGTATAACATTCCCATTCCAAAAGGATTGACATCTACCAATATTGAACAAGGTAGAAAAGATGCAACTACGCTTGGATTTCCATTTGTAATAAAGGCACAGATGGCAGTAGGTGGAAGAGGAAAAGCAGGTGCAATTCAGAAATGCCAGAATGCAGATGAATTTGAATTAAAGTATCCAGATATAATGCAGAAGGTTGTCAAAGGAGAAAAAACCAGGGCAATACTGCTTGAGAAAATGGCAGATATTAAAAAAGAGCTATATTTGTCATTGTTCTTGAATAGAGGCAAACGCTGCTATACAATAATTGCATCAGGTGAAGGAGGTGTTGAAATAGAATCTGTTAAAAACCAAGTGATTCGAGAGGTTGGACTTGGTAATGTGGATGCAAAAACTGCAGAAGAAGTAGGAAAACAAATAGGATTGAAGGACAGACCTTTATCTCAATTTGTAGATATATTACAAAAATTAGCCAAGATCACAGTAGAAAAAGAGACAGAACTAGCAGAGATAAACCCATTAGCAATTCTTGGAGACGAATCAGTTGTTGCATTAGACGGCAAGGTCATCATAGATGACAATTCAATGTTCAGACATGATGAATTACGTAAATTCCAAGAGGTTTCAGAGCTTGAAGAAAGGGCAGAAAAAAGTGGGTTTTCACTTGTTGAATTAGATGGAAACATAGCAGTTGTAGGAAACGGCGCAGGATTAGTCATGTCTACTCTAGACATGTTATCAGATAATGGTGGAAAACCAGCTTGCTTTTTAGATGTAGGTGGAGGAGCTACAACAGAAACAGTGTATGAGGCACTCACATTAATCAGTAAAATGAAAAAAGTTAAGGGAATATTGGTAAATCTGTACGGAGGAATTGTGAAAACTACTACAGTTGCAACTGCATTCATTAAAGCATATGATGACAAGGTCATTGATCTTCCAGTATTTGCAAGAATGTCAGGTGCAGAAGCAGACAAATCAAAAGAAATGCTAAAAGGGTCAAGAACAAAGATGTTTGACACTATTGAAGAAGCAATAAATGCAGCAGTAATTGAGATGAATAAAAATGGTTGA
- a CDS encoding 50S ribosomal protein L40e, with translation MPITDPLKKSIAQKARLHFKVCFSCGAKNPISASRCRKCRNIYLRLKNRTLGIKK, from the coding sequence ATGCCAATTACAGATCCACTTAAGAAATCAATAGCCCAAAAGGCAAGACTTCACTTCAAAGTCTGTTTTTCATGCGGTGCAAAAAACCCAATCAGTGCATCCAGATGCCGCAAATGTAGAAACATATACCTTAGACTAAAGAACCGAACTTTAGGAATCAAAAAGTAG
- the tpiA gene encoding triose-phosphate isomerase → MFVINFKNYEEIAGENATRLTKIATEVAKKYEITIAVCPPQHLLSEISKISSNVFAQHLDNSKIGSTTGFVIPEIVKKSNAKGSLINHSEHRIPPKEIEDLVNRLRNLGMISIVCVQDVKEAQMYAKLNPNYIAIEPPELIGSGKAVSKEKPEIITESVQAVKEANNSTQLLCGAGIVSGEDVSQALKLGAKGILVASGIVKSTDWQKSIEEFAVEFTKK, encoded by the coding sequence ATGTTTGTAATCAACTTTAAAAATTATGAAGAAATAGCAGGCGAGAATGCAACAAGATTAACAAAAATTGCTACAGAAGTTGCAAAAAAATACGAAATAACCATTGCCGTATGTCCACCGCAACATTTGCTTTCCGAGATATCAAAAATTTCTTCTAATGTTTTTGCCCAACATCTTGACAATTCAAAAATAGGTAGTACTACAGGTTTTGTAATACCAGAAATTGTAAAAAAATCCAACGCCAAAGGTTCCCTGATAAATCACAGTGAACACCGAATACCACCAAAGGAGATTGAAGATCTAGTCAACAGACTACGAAATTTAGGCATGATATCAATTGTTTGTGTACAAGATGTAAAAGAGGCTCAAATGTATGCCAAACTCAATCCAAATTATATTGCCATAGAACCTCCTGAACTCATAGGCAGTGGCAAGGCAGTATCAAAAGAAAAACCAGAAATAATTACAGAATCAGTGCAGGCAGTAAAAGAAGCAAACAATTCCACTCAATTATTATGCGGTGCTGGAATTGTATCAGGCGAAGATGTATCACAAGCATTAAAGCTTGGCGCAAAAGGAATATTGGTTGCAAGCGGGATTGTAAAATCAACAGACTGGCAAAAATCCATAGAAGAGTTTGCAGTAGAGTTTACCAAAAAATAA
- a CDS encoding CBS domain-containing protein, with amino-acid sequence MLPRLESIKQARIKIGLTQQKLASLTGVSTSMINQIESGRCQPSYSTARKIFEVLWSLDSQSSTKAGDICSKDVAKLKSTDSLHDAIKKMQELSISQIPIFEGIEVVGVITEDGIVKHILDNDETERKRIKLSEIMEPRPPIVDYNTPVKTLVSLIRYSKCVLVSRQSKIVGIITASDTLKLVD; translated from the coding sequence ATGCTTCCAAGATTAGAATCAATAAAGCAAGCAAGAATCAAGATAGGATTGACTCAGCAAAAGCTTGCATCCCTTACTGGAGTTAGCACATCCATGATAAACCAAATTGAGTCTGGAAGGTGTCAGCCAAGTTATTCCACTGCTAGAAAGATATTCGAAGTATTATGGTCACTAGATAGTCAGTCATCCACCAAGGCAGGAGACATATGCAGCAAAGATGTTGCAAAACTCAAATCTACAGATTCATTGCATGATGCGATAAAAAAAATGCAAGAGTTATCCATAAGTCAAATACCAATATTTGAAGGGATAGAGGTAGTAGGTGTAATAACAGAAGATGGAATTGTAAAACACATACTAGATAATGATGAAACAGAGAGAAAGAGAATCAAACTATCTGAAATAATGGAGCCAAGACCACCCATAGTGGATTACAATACTCCAGTCAAGACACTAGTATCACTAATACGATATTCAAAATGTGTATTGGTATCAAGACAAAGTAAAATTGTAGGAATAATTACTGCATCAGACACTCTAAAGCTTGTGGACTAG
- a CDS encoding MscL family protein encodes MTVESDILEELKKIREAVTPKPAPPAPPAPKGLVAEFKDFIGKAGVLGLAIGFIMGTVIGRVVTALVQDLIMPIPSAFIEGGDWRKASVTIPVGNGMTFGIGDFIGVVIDFLIIAFVIFMIAKFGRKAGLK; translated from the coding sequence ATGACTGTTGAAAGTGACATACTAGAAGAATTAAAGAAAATCAGGGAAGCAGTAACACCAAAACCCGCTCCACCTGCACCGCCAGCACCCAAGGGACTCGTTGCAGAGTTCAAAGACTTCATAGGAAAAGCAGGAGTTCTCGGACTAGCAATAGGTTTCATAATGGGAACTGTAATTGGAAGAGTCGTAACAGCTCTTGTACAGGATCTAATCATGCCAATCCCTAGTGCATTCATAGAAGGAGGAGATTGGAGAAAAGCATCAGTTACCATACCAGTAGGAAATGGTATGACTTTTGGAATAGGGGATTTCATAGGGGTGGTAATTGATTTTCTCATAATTGCCTTTGTCATCTTCATGATAGCAAAGTTTGGACGAAAGGCTGGCCTGAAATAG
- the mce gene encoding methylmalonyl-CoA epimerase, giving the protein MRLDHVAIAVNNLDESVKQYKEALAIHDVEFETVESEGVRVAILHLNNSRIELMEATKESSPIKKFLTTKGEGLHHIALETEGIEKEVDRMKTCGIRFLGEIRPGSRGTKIIFMHPKSLNGVLAELCSHPKS; this is encoded by the coding sequence ATGCGACTTGATCATGTTGCTATTGCAGTAAATAATCTGGACGAATCAGTAAAACAATACAAAGAAGCATTAGCAATTCATGATGTAGAATTTGAAACTGTAGAATCAGAAGGAGTCAGAGTAGCAATATTGCATTTGAATAATTCTAGAATTGAATTAATGGAAGCAACAAAAGAATCAAGCCCCATCAAAAAATTTCTGACTACAAAAGGAGAGGGATTGCACCACATTGCACTGGAAACTGAGGGAATAGAAAAAGAAGTTGATAGAATGAAAACATGTGGAATAAGATTCCTTGGGGAAATAAGGCCTGGTTCACGGGGAACGAAAATTATATTCATGCACCCAAAATCATTGAACGGCGTGTTGGCCGAATTGTGTTCTCACCCAAAATCATAA
- the sucD gene encoding succinate--CoA ligase subunit alpha produces the protein MVDLFELLIGKEGDKDFKKKPVIVQGITGKFGAFHTQQMLAYGTNIVAGVTPGKGGQKLEGVPIYETMKEAVDATGAKISIIFVPAKFFLSAAVDALESGIKLLIAIPEHVPIRDALTVVELAKKKDAIVIGPNTPGIIVPGVMKIGIMPASPFKQGRIAVISRSGTLMYEASHNLSVANFGQSICLGIGGDPINGTPLIEAFDTIRNGANIDGIVVVGEIGGDAEEMLAQHIIDTKFDKPVVAYIAGRAAPKEKRMGHAGAIVYGNYGSAESKVAMYAKANVPVAKRPAEVSMLLAGKIGKGRIK, from the coding sequence ATGGTTGATCTTTTTGAATTACTAATTGGAAAGGAAGGAGACAAGGACTTCAAAAAGAAGCCAGTCATAGTGCAAGGCATCACAGGTAAGTTTGGAGCATTTCATACCCAGCAAATGTTGGCATATGGAACAAACATAGTAGCAGGAGTTACACCTGGAAAAGGCGGACAAAAACTAGAGGGTGTTCCAATATACGAAACAATGAAAGAAGCTGTAGATGCCACTGGTGCTAAAATTTCAATAATATTTGTACCAGCCAAATTCTTCTTGTCAGCTGCAGTAGACGCATTAGAATCAGGAATAAAACTATTGATTGCAATACCAGAACATGTACCTATCAGAGATGCATTAACTGTAGTAGAGCTTGCAAAGAAAAAAGATGCCATAGTAATAGGTCCAAACACTCCAGGAATCATAGTTCCCGGAGTAATGAAGATAGGAATCATGCCAGCATCCCCATTCAAGCAAGGAAGAATTGCAGTAATTTCCAGAAGTGGTACGTTGATGTATGAAGCATCACATAATTTGTCAGTTGCCAATTTTGGTCAGAGCATATGCCTTGGAATTGGAGGCGATCCCATTAATGGAACACCGCTAATTGAGGCATTTGACACAATAAGAAATGGTGCAAATATCGACGGTATTGTTGTAGTGGGAGAAATAGGAGGAGACGCAGAAGAAATGTTAGCTCAGCACATAATTGATACAAAATTTGACAAACCAGTTGTGGCATACATTGCAGGAAGAGCAGCTCCAAAAGAAAAGAGAATGGGACATGCAGGTGCCATAGTATATGGAAACTATGGGTCTGCAGAATCAAAGGTTGCCATGTATGCAAAAGCAAATGTACCAGTAGCCAAAAGACCAGCCGAGGTATCCATGCTCCTAGCAGGAAAAATAGGAAAAGGTAGAATCAAATAG